The sequence TGCAGCCCTAGGAAGCCTTAAAGAAAAAGGTAATCACATAATCACCACAAAGGTTGAACACGAGTGTGTTCTCGAATCATTTCACTACTTAGAAAAACAGGGGTACGAGACCACATATCTTGATGTTAATTCCGATGGACAGATCGATATTGACGAGCTTCGAGACAGCATATCAGATAAAACGATCTTGGTCTCATGCATCTATGCCAATAATGAGACAGGTGTCATATCTCCCATAGAAGAAATTGCCAGCATCGTAAAAGAGCAAGGTATTGCCTTTCATACTGATGCGGTTCAAGCAGCGGGCAAGCTGCCCATAGATGTAGAGAAAATACCTGCCGACTTTCTTTCTATTTCAGCGCATAAATACTACGGCCCAAAAGCAGTAGGAGTGCTCTATATAAGAGACGATTTTTCTCAGAAAGTCACTCTGCCTGCACAGATTCACGGGGGTGGTCAGGAAAGGGGCAAACGCTCTGGAACTGAGAATATTGCAGGTATTGTAGGGCTTGGGTACGCAAGCAATCTAGCTTGTAGAGAAATGAGCTCTGATCAATCTAAAATAGGCGAGCTTAGGAATAAACTGTTAAATGAAATAAGTGCTAATATTAAGGGAGTAAAAATAAACGGCTCGATGGATAAAATTCTATGGAATACACTTAACATCAGCATAGAAGGAGTTAGGGGCGATTCTCTTGCAATGAATTTAGATATTGAAGGTGTGGCCGTATCCACTGGTTCAGCATGCTCAGAGGGTGCAATTGATCCATCACACGTGCTGGCGGCAATGGGACTGTCAAAAAAAGATGCTTCTTCCTCCATAAGGCTCAGCCTTGGCAGGTTCACAAGTTTAGAAGATATTGACTATGTAGCTTCAGTTATGCCTAAGGTTGTAGATAGGATTAGAAGCGTGTCGTAAATTAGGGAAATACAGG is a genomic window of Thermodesulfobacteriota bacterium containing:
- a CDS encoding cysteine desulfurase family protein, with the translated sequence MKKVYLDYNATTPIDPRVIEEMLPYLSEHHGNPSSIHSYGRQAKKGLDDSREQVAQLLNCSAKEVMFTSGGSEGANFAIKSAALGSLKEKGNHIITTKVEHECVLESFHYLEKQGYETTYLDVNSDGQIDIDELRDSISDKTILVSCIYANNETGVISPIEEIASIVKEQGIAFHTDAVQAAGKLPIDVEKIPADFLSISAHKYYGPKAVGVLYIRDDFSQKVTLPAQIHGGGQERGKRSGTENIAGIVGLGYASNLACREMSSDQSKIGELRNKLLNEISANIKGVKINGSMDKILWNTLNISIEGVRGDSLAMNLDIEGVAVSTGSACSEGAIDPSHVLAAMGLSKKDASSSIRLSLGRFTSLEDIDYVASVMPKVVDRIRSVS